A single window of Chloracidobacterium thermophilum B DNA harbors:
- the frr gene encoding ribosome recycling factor — MTIQDILKEATARMETTLEDARRRFSSIRTGRASVNLLDGIQVESYGTVMPLNQLANISAPEAALITIQPWDTSLLGAIERAIQSSDLGITPSNDGKIIRLPIPPLTEERRKQLARTVRDTAEEHRAGLRNIRRDANEEVKKLLKEKLISEDEHKVALEQIQKQTDAFTQKLNDLAKAKEEELMRV, encoded by the coding sequence ATGACCATTCAAGACATCTTGAAAGAAGCGACAGCGCGCATGGAAACCACACTCGAAGATGCCCGCCGGCGGTTCAGCTCGATTCGAACTGGACGCGCCTCGGTGAATCTGCTCGATGGCATCCAAGTCGAGTCATACGGCACGGTGATGCCGCTCAACCAGCTTGCCAACATCAGCGCCCCGGAAGCCGCTCTCATCACTATTCAACCCTGGGACACCTCCCTGCTGGGCGCCATTGAGCGCGCCATTCAGTCCTCTGACCTTGGTATCACCCCATCCAACGATGGCAAGATCATCCGCCTCCCGATTCCACCGCTGACGGAAGAACGCCGGAAACAGTTGGCACGCACCGTCCGCGATACGGCGGAAGAACACCGGGCGGGACTACGCAACATCCGCCGGGATGCCAACGAAGAGGTCAAAAAGCTGCTCAAGGAAAAACTCATCTCGGAAGACGAGCACAAAGTCGCCCTGGAACAAATCCAGAAACAGACCGACGCCTTCACCCAGAAGCTCAACGACCTGGCCAAAGCCAAGGAAGAAGAACTCATGCGCGTCTAA
- the pyrH gene encoding UMP kinase yields the protein MNPTPAVSSPAPGTPTPVYKRVLLKLSGEFLEGRRGFGIDPLTVQEVAEQVRDVHQLGVQLALVVGGGNIVRGAEASAAGMDRASADYMGMLATVINSLALQNAIEQLGVATRVVSAIEMRQVAEPFIPRRAVRHLEKGRVVIFAAGTGSPFFTTDSTAALRACEIKADVLLKATKVDGVYTADPTKDATARRYSHVTYQQVLEQSLNVMDASAIALCKDNHLPIIVFDLLTKGNIYRVVTGESIGTLVSATPPTAAACAS from the coding sequence ATGAACCCTACGCCAGCCGTATCCTCTCCCGCGCCAGGAACACCGACGCCGGTTTACAAACGTGTCCTGCTCAAACTGAGTGGAGAGTTTCTTGAAGGGCGACGCGGGTTTGGTATTGATCCGCTCACTGTTCAGGAAGTTGCCGAGCAGGTGCGCGATGTCCACCAACTCGGAGTCCAACTCGCATTGGTCGTTGGGGGTGGGAACATTGTTCGTGGGGCTGAGGCCAGCGCTGCCGGGATGGACCGCGCTTCAGCCGATTACATGGGGATGCTCGCCACGGTCATCAACAGTCTGGCGCTGCAAAACGCCATCGAACAGCTCGGCGTTGCCACACGGGTTGTTTCAGCCATCGAGATGCGGCAGGTGGCGGAACCCTTTATCCCACGGCGTGCCGTGCGCCACCTCGAAAAGGGACGGGTTGTCATTTTTGCTGCCGGCACTGGCAGTCCCTTCTTCACCACGGACAGCACAGCGGCGCTCCGCGCCTGTGAAATCAAGGCGGATGTCCTGCTGAAAGCCACCAAGGTGGATGGCGTCTATACGGCCGACCCGACGAAGGACGCCACGGCACGCCGGTACAGCCATGTGACGTACCAGCAGGTGCTGGAACAGAGCCTCAACGTCATGGACGCTTCCGCCATTGCGCTGTGTAAGGACAACCACCTGCCCATCATCGTTTTCGACCTGCTGACCAAGGGCAACATCTACCGCGTCGTCACCGGCGAGTCTATCGGTACCCTGGTCAGTGCCACACCGCCGACGGCAGCGGCCTGTGCTTCATAG
- the tsf gene encoding translation elongation factor Ts, which produces MADVSAAAVKALREKTGAGMMECKKALEEAQGNEEKAITILRERNKHIAGKKESRVAAEGLVEAYIHTGGRIGVLVEVNCETDFVARSEDFKEFVRDIALQICALNAEYVSAEEIPAEVLEKEREIARAQVAADPKTANKPAHIIENIIESRLGKFRAETCLLEQPFVKDQSITIGELLKQLIAKTGENIRIRRFVRFKLGEGIEKKSDDFASEVAAMMAKQ; this is translated from the coding sequence ATGGCAGATGTGAGCGCAGCAGCAGTCAAAGCTCTCCGGGAAAAAACCGGAGCCGGCATGATGGAATGCAAAAAAGCCCTGGAAGAAGCCCAGGGTAATGAAGAAAAAGCCATCACCATTTTGCGTGAACGCAACAAGCACATTGCAGGCAAGAAGGAATCACGGGTAGCGGCCGAAGGCTTGGTTGAAGCTTACATCCACACCGGCGGCCGCATTGGTGTTTTGGTCGAAGTCAACTGTGAAACGGATTTCGTTGCCCGCAGCGAAGACTTCAAGGAGTTCGTGCGCGACATTGCCCTGCAAATCTGCGCGCTCAACGCCGAGTATGTTTCAGCCGAGGAAATTCCGGCGGAAGTGCTTGAAAAAGAGCGTGAAATAGCACGGGCACAGGTCGCCGCTGACCCCAAGACGGCAAATAAGCCAGCCCACATTATCGAAAACATCATTGAAAGCCGGCTTGGAAAGTTTCGCGCGGAGACCTGCCTGCTCGAACAGCCCTTCGTCAAGGATCAGAGCATTACCATCGGGGAACTGCTCAAACAACTCATCGCCAAAACAGGTGAAAACATCCGCATTCGCCGCTTTGTACGCTTCAAGCTGGGCGAAGGTATCGAAAAGAAATCCGACGACTTCGCCAGTGAAGTGGCCGCAATGATGGCCAAACAATGA
- the rpsB gene encoding 30S ribosomal protein S2, translating into MKELLEAGVHFGHQVRRWNPKMKEYIFGERNGIYIIDLQKTQRLLREAVRFIAQTAAEGGTVLFVGTKRQAQDAIAEEATRCGMPYVNQRWLGGLLTNFQTIQRSMKRMRELEVMRTDGHYQSLTKKEILRIEKEYARLERNFSGIRTMNRLPKALFVIDTKKEEIAIAEANRLGIPVVALVDTNCSPLGVDYVIPGNDDALRSVRLISAKIADAVIEGRTMGIEKGDGGKVEMGGADAPAPGGTTTTTPTSVVSAAEAVPA; encoded by the coding sequence ATGAAGGAATTGCTCGAAGCTGGAGTTCACTTCGGGCATCAGGTACGGCGGTGGAATCCGAAGATGAAGGAGTACATCTTCGGTGAACGCAATGGCATTTACATCATCGATCTCCAGAAGACCCAGCGTTTGCTGCGCGAGGCTGTCCGGTTTATCGCGCAAACGGCGGCTGAGGGCGGGACAGTACTTTTCGTTGGGACGAAACGCCAGGCGCAGGACGCCATCGCGGAGGAAGCCACCCGGTGCGGCATGCCGTATGTCAACCAGCGGTGGCTGGGCGGTCTGCTGACCAACTTCCAGACCATCCAGCGTTCGATGAAGCGCATGCGTGAGCTGGAAGTGATGCGTACAGATGGGCACTACCAGTCCCTGACCAAAAAGGAAATCCTGCGCATCGAGAAAGAGTATGCCAGGCTCGAACGGAACTTTTCGGGTATCCGCACAATGAACCGCCTGCCCAAGGCACTTTTCGTCATTGACACCAAGAAAGAGGAAATCGCCATCGCTGAAGCCAACCGCCTGGGAATTCCAGTCGTCGCCCTGGTGGATACAAACTGTTCCCCGCTTGGGGTTGACTATGTCATCCCAGGCAACGACGATGCATTGCGCTCGGTGCGCCTCATCAGTGCCAAAATCGCCGATGCGGTCATCGAAGGTCGCACCATGGGAATCGAAAAGGGAGACGGCGGCAAGGTCGAGATGGGCGGTGCCGATGCCCCGGCTCCTGGCGGGACAACAACCACCACGCCGACTTCTGTCGTATCGGCGGCTGAAGCGGTGCCAGCCTGA